Proteins encoded in a region of the Marmota flaviventris isolate mMarFla1 chromosome 3, mMarFla1.hap1, whole genome shotgun sequence genome:
- the Spcs3 gene encoding signal peptidase complex subunit 3 produces the protein MNTVLSRANSLFAFSLSVMAALTFGCFITTAFKDRSVPVRLHVSRIMLKNVEDFTGPRERSDLGFITFDITADLENIFDWNVKQLFLYLSAEYSTKNNALNQVVLWDKIVLRGDNPKLLLKDMKTKYFFFDDGNGLKGNRNVTLTLSWNVVPNAGILPLVTGSGHVSVPFPDTYEITKSY, from the exons ATGAACACGGTGCTGTCACGGGCGAACTCCTTGTTCGCCTTCTCGCTGAGCGTGATGGCGGCGCTCACCTTCGGCTGCTTCATCACCACCGCCTTCAAAGACAGGAGTGTCCCGGTGCGGCTGCACGTCTCGCGGATCATGCT AAAAAATGTAGAAGACTTCACTGGACCAAGAGAAAGAAGTGATCTGGGATTCATTACATTTGATATAACTGCTGAT TTAGAGAATATATTTGATTGGAACGTTAAgcagttatttctttatttatcagcagaatattcaacaaaaaataat gCTCTGAACCAGGTTGTCCTCTGGGACAAGATTGTTCTGAGAGGTGATAATCCGAAGCTGCTGTTGaaagatatgaaaacaaaatattttttctttgatgatGGAAATGGTCTCAA GGGAAACAGGAATGTCACTTTGACCCTATCTTGGAACGTTGTACCAAATGCTGGAATTCTACCTCTTGTGACGGGATCAGGACATGTATCTGTCCCATTTCCAGATACATATGAAATAACGAAGAGTTATTAA